A single region of the Jatrophihabitans sp. GAS493 genome encodes:
- a CDS encoding MFS transporter: MFTALRSRDFRLLWIGQSASVIGDNLVVVALALFVTRLTGRASDVAAVLVAYSLPMVAFVLVGGVLADRLPRQRVIVSTDLIRAVLHGVLALLIATGTVRVWQMVVIGVCFATAEAFFRPAYTGLIPQTVAESDIQSAQALSGMSSSLAEFASPALATALVLGVGGATAFGLDALTFCVSAFLIWRVRPRSRGDVAVEPAPVLRELREGWLALRERTWVWATILSFSVTLLLALAPFFVLGATVSRTQYGGEGVFGLTNACWGIGTVTGAVIASRWRPLHPMRTGQIASLWWPLAIAVYAAGAPLPITYLSMTLAGVGIGMFGVWWETALAQRIPPHLLSRVSAWDWMGSLALLPLGYLLAGLLADVFGAVPVMLVGGLAGGVSMLLGLAPASTRHLRRLEEPALPVADTPLAELTSS; this comes from the coding sequence ATGTTCACCGCACTTCGATCGCGTGATTTCCGGCTGCTCTGGATCGGACAATCGGCGAGCGTTATCGGTGACAATCTGGTTGTCGTCGCCCTCGCACTCTTCGTCACCCGACTCACCGGCCGGGCCTCGGACGTGGCCGCCGTGCTGGTCGCCTACTCGCTGCCCATGGTGGCCTTCGTCCTCGTCGGCGGCGTGTTGGCCGACCGCCTTCCCCGGCAGCGGGTCATCGTCAGCACCGACCTCATCCGCGCCGTGCTGCACGGGGTGCTGGCGCTGCTGATCGCGACCGGCACGGTGCGCGTCTGGCAGATGGTCGTCATCGGGGTCTGTTTCGCGACCGCGGAGGCCTTCTTCCGCCCGGCGTACACCGGGCTCATTCCGCAGACCGTCGCTGAGTCCGACATCCAGTCGGCGCAGGCGCTGAGCGGAATGAGCAGCTCGCTGGCCGAGTTCGCCTCGCCCGCGCTGGCGACCGCGCTGGTCCTCGGTGTCGGTGGCGCGACGGCCTTCGGGCTGGACGCGCTCACCTTCTGTGTCTCGGCGTTCTTGATCTGGCGGGTGCGGCCGCGAAGTCGCGGCGACGTGGCGGTCGAACCGGCGCCCGTGCTGCGCGAACTGCGTGAGGGCTGGCTGGCGCTACGCGAGCGCACGTGGGTCTGGGCGACGATCCTGTCGTTCTCGGTCACGCTGCTGCTGGCTCTGGCGCCGTTCTTCGTGCTCGGCGCCACCGTCTCCCGCACGCAGTACGGCGGTGAGGGGGTCTTCGGGTTGACGAACGCGTGCTGGGGCATCGGCACCGTCACCGGCGCCGTGATCGCATCCCGGTGGCGCCCGCTACATCCGATGCGCACCGGCCAGATCGCCTCGCTCTGGTGGCCGCTGGCCATCGCCGTCTACGCCGCCGGCGCCCCGCTGCCGATTACCTACCTGTCCATGACGCTGGCCGGAGTCGGGATCGGCATGTTCGGCGTCTGGTGGGAGACTGCGCTGGCTCAGCGGATTCCGCCTCATCTGCTCTCCCGGGTCTCGGCCTGGGACTGGATGGGGTCGCTGGCACTGCTGCCGCTGGGTTACCTGCTCGCCGGCTTGCTGGCCGACGTCTTCGGTGCCGTCCCGGTGATGCTCGTCGGCGGACTCGCCGGCGGTGTCTCCATGCTGCTCGGGCTGGCCCCGGCCTCGACTCGGCACCTTCGGCGCCTCGAGGAGCCGGCTCTGCCAGTGGCGGATACGCCACTGGCAGAGCTCACCTCCAGCTGA
- the fabG gene encoding 3-oxoacyl-ACP reductase FabG produces MAGVADRVALVTGAAQGIGAEVARRLAAGGAKVAVLDLDLGAAEAVAAEIVAAGGSALGVAADVSKRDQVQAAVDAVVEKFGALHIVVNNAGVLRDNLLFKMTDDDWTLVMEVHLRGAFLVSQIAQKHMVAAKYGRIINLSSTSALGNRGQANYATAKAGLQGFTKTLAIELGPFGITANAVAPGFIETAMTAATAERVGGTIEQMREAVASTVPVRRGGLPADVANTVAFYAGEEAGYVTGQVIYVDGGAGLI; encoded by the coding sequence ATGGCAGGTGTAGCTGATCGGGTAGCACTGGTAACGGGTGCCGCTCAGGGGATCGGGGCTGAAGTGGCCCGCCGGCTGGCGGCCGGCGGCGCGAAGGTCGCGGTACTCGACCTCGACCTCGGTGCCGCCGAGGCGGTCGCCGCGGAGATCGTCGCGGCCGGCGGCAGCGCGCTGGGCGTCGCCGCGGACGTCAGCAAGCGCGACCAGGTACAGGCCGCGGTCGACGCGGTCGTCGAGAAGTTCGGCGCCCTGCACATCGTGGTGAACAACGCCGGTGTGCTGCGTGACAACCTGCTCTTCAAGATGACCGACGACGACTGGACGCTGGTGATGGAGGTGCACCTGCGGGGTGCGTTCCTGGTCAGCCAGATTGCCCAGAAGCACATGGTGGCCGCGAAGTACGGACGCATCATCAACCTCTCCTCGACCTCGGCGCTGGGCAACCGGGGCCAGGCGAACTACGCAACGGCCAAGGCCGGGCTACAGGGCTTCACCAAGACCCTCGCCATCGAACTCGGCCCCTTCGGGATCACCGCGAACGCGGTCGCCCCGGGGTTCATCGAGACCGCCATGACGGCCGCCACCGCGGAACGGGTGGGCGGCACGATCGAGCAGATGCGGGAGGCGGTCGCGTCGACCGTGCCGGTGCGCCGTGGCGGTCTGCCCGCCGACGTCGCGAACACCGTCGCCTTCTACGCGGGTGAGGAGGCCGGTTACGTCACCGGCCAGGTCATCTACGTCGACGGTGGCGCCGGGCTGATCTAG
- a CDS encoding SDR family oxidoreductase: MQIADKVVVITGAGSGIGAELARRFAALGAEAVVVSDRDGDAAGAVAASINDTLPTGIVVSDRTDVSDPAQIQALVAATIDRFGRVDLFCSNAGITTGGGVEASLEEWQRTFDINVLAHVHAARSVVPTMLANGGGYLLNTASAAGLLTSPGDAPYAVTKHAAVAFAEWLAVTYGGQGIGVSVLCPLGVATPLLMDPLAENHPSAQTVAASGEIISTERVADAVVDGLEQEKFLILPHPEVASYWVQKATDPDRWLAGVRRLVGGGRS, translated from the coding sequence ATGCAGATCGCCGACAAGGTCGTCGTGATCACCGGAGCCGGCAGCGGCATCGGGGCCGAACTGGCCCGGCGCTTCGCCGCACTCGGCGCTGAGGCGGTCGTGGTCAGTGACCGCGACGGCGACGCCGCCGGCGCGGTGGCGGCGTCGATCAACGACACCCTCCCCACCGGAATCGTGGTCTCCGACCGCACCGACGTCAGCGATCCGGCACAGATCCAAGCCCTGGTCGCCGCCACGATCGACCGCTTCGGGCGGGTCGACCTCTTCTGCTCCAACGCCGGTATCACGACCGGCGGTGGCGTCGAGGCGAGCCTCGAAGAGTGGCAGCGCACTTTCGACATCAATGTCTTGGCCCACGTGCATGCCGCGCGATCGGTCGTACCGACGATGCTCGCCAACGGCGGTGGATATCTGCTGAACACCGCATCGGCGGCAGGCCTGCTCACCTCACCCGGCGACGCACCGTATGCCGTCACCAAGCATGCGGCGGTGGCCTTCGCCGAGTGGCTGGCCGTCACCTACGGTGGTCAGGGCATCGGCGTGAGCGTCCTCTGCCCGCTCGGGGTGGCGACGCCGCTGCTGATGGATCCGCTCGCGGAGAATCACCCGTCGGCCCAGACGGTGGCCGCCTCGGGCGAGATCATCAGCACCGAACGGGTCGCCGATGCCGTCGTCGACGGGCTGGAGCAGGAGAAGTTCCTGATACTTCCGCACCCAGAGGTGGCCTCGTACTGGGTGCAGAAAGCCACCGACCCCGACCGCTGGCTGGCTGGCGTACGCCGCCTGGTCGGTGGCGGGCGAAGTTGA
- a CDS encoding LLM class F420-dependent oxidoreductase, with translation MGWGLTIPLTGIPLADQAQLVSALPAFGYSDVWSSEVNGADAFTPLALASVWAPQLQLGTAIVPTYTRGPALIAMSAATLAAAAPGRFSLGLGASSPAIVRDWNGLDFDQPFKRTRDVLRFVNSALAGERVDGTFDTFTIKRFKLESAPTSPPPVLLAALRAQMLALAGREADGVILNWLAATDVAQCLDAVDNSASDVVARIFVCPTEDADFARNLARMMITAYLTVPAYAAFHSWLGRGEKLAPMSELWKAGDRKRALAAVPEDVIDELVLHGTPEECREKVQAYATAGVRTPVIALLPTPELASPGVLVDTLRRLGPAQPGSVSEPTASATSATTTATLGEK, from the coding sequence ATGGGCTGGGGACTCACCATCCCGCTGACTGGCATCCCACTGGCTGATCAAGCCCAGCTGGTAAGCGCGCTGCCCGCGTTCGGCTACAGCGACGTCTGGTCCTCCGAGGTGAACGGGGCCGATGCCTTCACCCCGCTCGCACTTGCCTCGGTCTGGGCGCCGCAGCTTCAGCTCGGCACGGCGATCGTGCCGACCTATACCCGCGGGCCGGCCCTCATCGCGATGTCCGCCGCCACTCTCGCGGCCGCCGCGCCCGGGCGGTTCAGCCTCGGGCTGGGTGCCTCCAGCCCAGCGATCGTTCGGGACTGGAACGGCCTCGACTTCGATCAGCCGTTCAAACGCACCCGCGACGTACTGCGCTTCGTGAATAGCGCGCTGGCCGGCGAGCGGGTGGACGGCACCTTCGACACCTTCACGATCAAGCGGTTCAAGCTGGAGTCCGCGCCGACGTCGCCGCCGCCGGTCCTGCTCGCTGCGTTACGCGCTCAGATGCTCGCACTGGCTGGCCGCGAGGCCGACGGGGTCATCCTCAACTGGCTCGCCGCAACCGATGTCGCACAGTGCCTGGACGCGGTCGACAACTCGGCGTCGGATGTCGTCGCGCGCATCTTCGTCTGCCCGACCGAGGACGCCGACTTCGCCCGCAACCTGGCCCGGATGATGATCACCGCGTACCTCACCGTCCCGGCCTATGCCGCGTTCCACAGCTGGCTCGGACGGGGTGAGAAGCTGGCCCCGATGAGTGAACTCTGGAAGGCCGGCGATCGCAAGCGCGCGCTCGCCGCGGTGCCCGAGGACGTCATCGACGAGCTGGTCCTGCACGGCACGCCCGAGGAGTGCCGCGAGAAGGTCCAGGCCTATGCCACGGCCGGCGTGCGGACGCCGGTGATCGCACTGCTGCCGACCCCCGAGCTCGCCTCGCCCGGGGTGCTGGTCGATACGCTGCGTCGGCTGGGCCCCGCGCAACCTGGCTCCGTCTCCGAACCGACAGCATCAGCGACATCAGCGACCACCACAGCGACCTTAGGGGAGAAGTAG
- a CDS encoding phosphotransferase family protein encodes MTELPNVSQPGSRTLPGVDLDLLTSWLDSAKPGLRQGELVGEVIVGGKSNLTYRITDGANRWALRRPPLAHVLPTAHDMVREYRVISALTGSSVAVAEPVALCRDPELLGAPFYLMGFVDGVVLDRDQDVAAVTPPQATSAGEALIDTLVALHSIDPNEVGLADFGRPVGYLQRQVSRWHKQWDASETRPLDIFAQVVDELTNSIPDSETPAIVHGDYRMTNVIFDPDFGRVAAVVDWEMATLGDPLTDIGLLAVYHRLALESGSVMPKMTPSAGFLSPDELLARYAAGSGRDLSDLSWYVAFGYFKLAVVGEGIAARFAQGKTVGPGFAEVAASVPALLESAHAELTKG; translated from the coding sequence GTGACAGAGCTGCCAAACGTTTCACAGCCGGGTTCGCGCACCCTGCCCGGAGTCGACCTCGATCTCCTCACCAGCTGGCTCGATTCGGCGAAACCGGGGCTGCGGCAGGGGGAGCTCGTCGGCGAGGTGATCGTCGGCGGCAAGTCCAACCTGACCTACCGGATCACGGATGGAGCCAATCGCTGGGCGCTGCGTCGCCCGCCGCTGGCCCACGTGCTCCCCACCGCGCACGACATGGTTCGGGAGTACCGGGTCATCAGCGCGCTCACCGGATCGTCAGTCGCGGTGGCCGAACCCGTCGCGCTCTGCCGCGATCCGGAGCTGCTCGGCGCCCCGTTCTACCTGATGGGCTTCGTCGACGGCGTGGTGCTCGACCGCGACCAGGACGTGGCCGCGGTGACGCCGCCCCAGGCGACATCAGCGGGCGAGGCGCTCATCGACACGCTGGTCGCGCTGCACTCCATCGACCCGAACGAGGTCGGCCTCGCGGACTTCGGTCGCCCGGTCGGCTATCTGCAGCGGCAGGTCAGCCGCTGGCACAAGCAGTGGGACGCCTCCGAGACCCGGCCGCTGGACATCTTCGCGCAGGTCGTCGACGAGTTGACCAACTCCATCCCGGACTCCGAGACGCCGGCCATCGTGCACGGTGACTACCGAATGACCAACGTCATCTTCGACCCGGATTTCGGGCGGGTGGCCGCAGTGGTCGACTGGGAGATGGCGACGCTGGGTGACCCGCTCACCGACATCGGCCTGCTCGCCGTCTACCACCGCCTGGCGCTGGAGAGCGGTTCGGTGATGCCGAAGATGACGCCCTCGGCGGGATTCCTCAGCCCCGACGAACTACTGGCCCGCTATGCCGCCGGGTCGGGCCGAGACCTGTCGGACCTCAGCTGGTACGTCGCCTTCGGGTACTTCAAACTCGCCGTGGTCGGCGAGGGTATCGCCGCGCGGTTTGCCCAGGGAAAGACGGTTGGTCCGGGCTTCGCCGAGGTCGCTGCATCCGTGCCCGCATTGTTGGAATCCGCGCACGCCGAACTGACGAAGGGTTAG
- a CDS encoding VIT1/CCC1 transporter family protein, which translates to MSSLASAEIHHQHRDVAGGWLRPTVFGMMDGLVSNFALIAGVAAADTSRAGIALAGLAGLVGGAFSMATGEYVSVQSQNESIRAEIDVERHELTVNAAAELEELAQMYVDRGVDRALADQVARQLSRDPEQALKIHALEELGVQPGALPSPWVAAGSSLTAFSVGALIPLLPYLLGAKSVLLCALLSSVALFAAGAVSSRFTSRSWVFAGARQLLLGGIAAAVTYGVGTVFGAVVG; encoded by the coding sequence ATGAGTAGCCTCGCCAGCGCGGAGATCCACCACCAGCACCGTGACGTCGCCGGTGGCTGGCTGCGTCCGACGGTCTTCGGCATGATGGACGGCCTGGTCTCGAACTTCGCCCTGATCGCCGGGGTCGCGGCGGCGGATACCTCGCGGGCCGGGATTGCCCTGGCCGGGCTGGCCGGCCTGGTCGGCGGCGCCTTCTCGATGGCGACCGGTGAATATGTGTCGGTGCAGAGCCAGAACGAGTCGATTCGGGCCGAGATCGACGTCGAACGCCACGAGTTGACGGTCAACGCGGCGGCGGAACTCGAGGAACTGGCCCAGATGTACGTGGATCGCGGTGTCGACCGGGCACTGGCTGACCAAGTGGCCCGGCAGCTGTCGCGTGACCCGGAGCAGGCCCTCAAAATCCACGCATTGGAGGAACTCGGCGTCCAACCCGGTGCCCTGCCAAGCCCCTGGGTCGCGGCCGGATCCTCGTTGACCGCCTTCTCGGTGGGGGCGTTGATCCCGCTGCTGCCCTACCTCCTCGGGGCGAAGTCGGTGCTGCTGTGCGCGCTGCTCTCCTCGGTGGCGCTCTTCGCCGCCGGCGCCGTCAGCTCGCGATTCACGTCGCGTTCGTGGGTCTTCGCCGGCGCCCGGCAGTTGCTGCTGGGTGGCATCGCGGCCGCGGTGACCTACGGCGTAGGGACCGTCTTCGGGGCTGTCGTCGGCTAG
- the lgt gene encoding prolipoprotein diacylglyceryl transferase: MRVLASIPSPSQSVWHLGPLPIRAYALCIVLGIFVAVWLTIRRWRAVGGVDEDIWDVAGWAIVFGIIGGRVYHVITDPELYFKAVPPDTAAHPQNAFKIWDGGLGIWGAVALGGVGAWIGCRRKGIRLSSFADAAAPGIVLAQGIGRWGNWFNNELYGGPTSLPWKLAIHRVDVVTGSSLLDDNGHAIVIGYFQPTFLYESIWDIALAFFLIYASRRWTLGRGNVFALYVMLYTVGRAWIEALREDHANHILGLRLNDWTSIIVFVGALIWFLRNRSVPSGPIYTDGREASSAEATPPAEESESTGGQETTGEEPAGDPADTPTVPPTPTPAVPTAPTPAVPPATAEQRHE; the protein is encoded by the coding sequence GTGCGAGTTCTAGCTTCGATCCCTAGTCCTTCTCAGAGCGTCTGGCATCTCGGCCCGTTGCCGATTCGCGCCTACGCGCTCTGCATTGTGCTGGGCATCTTCGTCGCGGTATGGCTGACGATTCGCCGCTGGCGGGCCGTCGGCGGAGTCGACGAAGACATCTGGGACGTCGCCGGCTGGGCGATCGTCTTCGGCATCATCGGTGGCCGGGTCTACCACGTCATCACCGACCCCGAGCTGTACTTCAAGGCGGTGCCGCCGGACACCGCGGCCCACCCGCAGAACGCCTTCAAGATCTGGGACGGCGGCCTCGGAATCTGGGGTGCGGTGGCACTCGGCGGCGTCGGAGCCTGGATCGGCTGCCGGCGCAAGGGGATTCGACTGAGCTCCTTCGCCGACGCCGCGGCGCCGGGAATCGTGCTGGCCCAGGGCATCGGACGCTGGGGCAACTGGTTCAACAACGAGCTCTACGGCGGCCCGACGAGCCTGCCCTGGAAGCTGGCGATTCATCGGGTGGACGTGGTCACCGGCAGCTCGCTGCTCGATGACAACGGGCACGCCATCGTGATCGGATACTTCCAGCCGACGTTCCTCTACGAATCGATCTGGGACATCGCGCTGGCCTTTTTTCTCATCTACGCCTCCCGCCGCTGGACCCTCGGACGTGGAAACGTCTTCGCCCTCTACGTGATGCTCTACACGGTCGGTCGGGCCTGGATCGAGGCGCTGCGGGAAGATCACGCGAACCACATCCTCGGACTGCGCCTCAACGACTGGACCTCGATCATCGTCTTCGTGGGCGCATTGATCTGGTTCCTACGCAACCGCTCGGTGCCATCGGGGCCGATCTACACCGACGGACGCGAGGCGTCGTCGGCTGAGGCCACCCCACCGGCCGAGGAGAGCGAATCAACCGGCGGTCAGGAGACGACAGGGGAGGAGCCTGCCGGCGATCCGGCCGATACGCCGACGGTTCCCCCGACCCCGACCCCGGCGGTTCCCACGGCCCCGACCCCGGCGGTTCCCCCGGCCACGGCCGAGCAGCGTCATGAGTAG
- a CDS encoding quinone oxidoreductase, protein MTEQTTAVVVSRPGGSEVLEVREIELAAPAPEQLRVQVCASGVNFVDVYQREGIYPIPTPFPLGMEGAGTVTAVGDAVTDIQVGDRVAWSTALGSHAAALNVNAADVVAVPDGLELEIAAAAMLQGMTAHYLATSTYPIQAGDTVLVHAAAGGVGQLLVQLASRRGARVIGVVSTDAKAQKATAAGADAVLRSELTADPAAFAAAVRDLNGGVGVQAVYDGVGAASFDASLASLRRRGTLAIFGAASGQVPPFDVQRLNWGGSLFVTRPTLADYVATAEEFRWRSGEILKALADGTLALEIGGRYPLADTSTAYDDLERRRSTGKLIITR, encoded by the coding sequence ATGACCGAACAGACAACCGCCGTCGTCGTCAGCAGACCGGGTGGCTCCGAGGTGCTCGAAGTGCGCGAGATCGAACTCGCCGCACCGGCTCCGGAGCAGCTGCGAGTGCAGGTCTGCGCCTCCGGCGTCAACTTCGTCGATGTCTACCAGCGTGAGGGCATCTACCCGATCCCCACGCCGTTTCCCCTCGGGATGGAGGGGGCCGGCACCGTCACTGCCGTCGGCGATGCCGTAACCGACATCCAGGTGGGCGACCGGGTGGCCTGGTCGACGGCGCTGGGTTCGCACGCCGCAGCGTTGAACGTGAATGCGGCCGACGTGGTCGCCGTCCCCGACGGGCTGGAGCTGGAGATTGCCGCGGCCGCGATGCTGCAGGGCATGACGGCGCACTATCTCGCGACCTCCACCTACCCGATCCAAGCCGGTGACACCGTATTGGTGCACGCTGCGGCCGGCGGCGTCGGGCAGCTGCTGGTGCAGCTGGCCAGCCGGCGCGGGGCCCGGGTGATCGGCGTGGTCTCGACCGACGCGAAGGCCCAGAAGGCGACGGCGGCCGGGGCCGACGCGGTGCTACGCAGCGAACTCACGGCCGACCCGGCGGCCTTCGCCGCGGCAGTGCGTGACCTGAACGGCGGGGTCGGCGTGCAGGCGGTCTACGACGGTGTCGGCGCGGCCAGCTTTGACGCATCGCTGGCCTCGCTTCGCCGACGCGGGACACTGGCCATCTTCGGCGCGGCCAGCGGGCAGGTGCCACCGTTTGACGTGCAGCGGCTGAATTGGGGTGGCTCACTCTTCGTGACGCGCCCGACCCTGGCCGACTACGTCGCCACGGCCGAGGAGTTCCGCTGGCGCTCCGGGGAGATCCTCAAGGCGCTGGCGGACGGGACGCTGGCGCTGGAGATCGGTGGCCGCTACCCGCTGGCCGACACCTCCACCGCCTACGACGATCTGGAACGGCGGCGCAGCACCGGCAAGCTGATCATCACCCGCTGA
- the trpA gene encoding tryptophan synthase subunit alpha: MSADIIAQTPLQRVLQQAKAGGRAALIGYLPVGFPSVEVSIDAMLAMVANGVDVIEVGVPYSDPGMDGPTIQAAVEPAVEAGVAMRDVLRAVRAISDAGAAAVVMSYWNPIDRYGVDRYCADLAAAGGSGTITPDFIPDEAAEWLTATDKHALDRIFLVAPSSTEARLRSTTASCRGFVYAASTMGVTGARADVSDAARALVTRTRAVSDIPVCVGLGVSNASQAREIGGFADGVIVGSALVRKLLDSPDAAGVAAVGELTAQLRAGLD, translated from the coding sequence ATGAGCGCCGACATCATCGCCCAGACCCCACTCCAGCGGGTGCTCCAGCAGGCCAAGGCCGGCGGTCGGGCCGCCCTCATCGGCTACCTTCCGGTCGGCTTCCCGAGCGTGGAGGTCTCCATCGACGCCATGCTGGCCATGGTGGCCAACGGCGTCGATGTGATCGAGGTCGGGGTGCCCTACAGCGATCCCGGGATGGACGGCCCGACGATCCAGGCCGCCGTCGAACCGGCCGTCGAGGCCGGGGTCGCCATGCGGGACGTGCTGCGCGCGGTCCGGGCGATCAGCGACGCCGGCGCCGCGGCGGTAGTGATGTCCTACTGGAACCCGATCGATCGCTACGGGGTCGATCGCTACTGCGCCGACCTGGCCGCGGCCGGAGGATCGGGGACGATCACCCCCGACTTCATCCCGGACGAGGCGGCGGAGTGGCTCACCGCGACCGACAAGCACGCTCTCGACCGCATCTTCCTGGTCGCACCCTCCTCGACCGAGGCACGGCTGCGCTCGACCACCGCCAGTTGCCGGGGCTTCGTGTATGCCGCCTCGACGATGGGCGTGACCGGAGCCCGCGCCGACGTCTCGGACGCGGCCCGGGCGCTGGTGACCCGGACCCGGGCGGTCAGCGACATCCCGGTCTGCGTCGGTCTCGGGGTGTCGAACGCCAGCCAGGCCCGCGAGATCGGCGGCTTCGCCGACGGCGTCATCGTGGGGTCGGCCCTGGTGCGCAAGCTGCTCGACAGCCCAGACGCGGCCGGGGTCGCCGCGGTCGGTGAGCTGACCGCTCAGCTGCGCGCCGGACTCGACTGA
- the trpB gene encoding tryptophan synthase subunit beta, with product MTTVVPDPTGHFGVYGGRFVPEALVAALDELTLAFDAAIADPTFTDELTRLLRDYAGRPSILTDAPKFGSHAGGARILLKREDLNHTGSHKINNVLGQALLTQRLGKSRVIAETGAGQHGVATATAAALLGLDCTVYMGEEDTRRQALNVARMRLLGAEVVPVRTGSRTLKDAINEAFRDWVANVDDTHYLFGTSAGPHPIPRMVREFHRVIGNEARAQVLERVGRLPDVVAACVGGGSNAIGIFAAFIDDPAVRLIGFEAGGDGVETGRHAATITGGTPGVLHGARSYLLQDENGQTVESHSISAGLDYPGVGPEHSYLHDIGRAEYRPITDAEAMEAFSLLCRTEGIIPAIESAHALAGAIKVGRELGPDAVILVNLSGRGDKDVETASAYFGLVK from the coding sequence ATGACCACTGTCGTACCCGACCCCACCGGCCACTTCGGCGTCTACGGAGGGCGCTTCGTCCCGGAGGCGCTGGTCGCCGCCCTCGACGAACTCACCCTCGCCTTCGACGCGGCGATCGCCGATCCGACCTTCACCGACGAGCTCACCCGGCTGCTACGCGACTATGCCGGCCGTCCCTCGATCCTCACCGACGCACCGAAGTTCGGCAGCCACGCCGGCGGCGCCCGCATTCTGCTCAAGCGCGAGGATCTGAACCACACCGGATCGCACAAGATCAACAACGTTCTCGGGCAGGCGCTGCTGACCCAGCGCCTGGGAAAATCCCGCGTTATCGCCGAGACCGGCGCCGGCCAGCACGGTGTCGCGACGGCGACCGCAGCGGCCCTGCTCGGCCTCGACTGCACCGTCTACATGGGTGAGGAGGACACCCGTCGCCAGGCGCTCAACGTCGCTCGGATGCGACTGCTCGGCGCCGAGGTCGTCCCGGTGCGCACCGGATCCCGAACATTGAAGGACGCGATCAACGAGGCCTTCCGGGACTGGGTGGCCAACGTCGATGACACCCATTACCTCTTCGGGACCTCGGCCGGTCCGCACCCGATTCCGCGAATGGTCCGTGAATTCCACCGAGTCATCGGCAATGAGGCCCGGGCTCAGGTGCTCGAACGGGTCGGACGCCTGCCCGATGTCGTCGCCGCCTGTGTCGGCGGCGGCAGTAACGCGATCGGGATCTTCGCCGCCTTCATCGACGATCCGGCGGTGCGCCTGATCGGATTCGAGGCCGGCGGCGACGGCGTCGAGACCGGTCGGCACGCGGCCACCATCACCGGCGGAACGCCCGGCGTGCTCCATGGCGCGCGCTCGTACCTGCTGCAGGACGAGAACGGCCAGACCGTGGAGTCGCACTCGATATCAGCCGGCCTGGACTACCCCGGCGTCGGACCTGAGCACTCCTACCTGCACGACATCGGCCGGGCCGAGTACCGCCCCATCACCGACGCCGAGGCGATGGAGGCCTTCTCGCTGCTCTGCCGCACTGAGGGGATCATCCCGGCGATCGAGTCGGCGCACGCGCTGGCCGGTGCCATCAAGGTCGGGCGCGAACTGGGCCCGGATGCGGTGATCCTGGTGAACCTCTCCGGCCGGGGCGACAAGGACGTCGAGACCGCCTCCGCCTACTTCGGGCTGGTCAAGTGA
- the folP gene encoding dihydropteroate synthase, which yields MAIVNRTPDSFYDRGATFAFEAALARVDEVVSQGADIVDIGGVKAAPGAEVDTAEELDRTVSFVAAVRARHPDLLISVDTWRHEVGRGVCEAGADILNDAWGGHDPKLAEVAAEFDTALVCTHAGGLEPRTRPHRVSYPDVMADVLRRTVALAERATAAGVDPRRILIDPGHDFGKNTRHSLEVTRRLTEMVDTGWPVLVSLSNKDFVGESLDVALDDRLVGTLATTSLCAWFGAQVFRAHNVVETRQTLDMVSTIRGTRQPVRNKRGLA from the coding sequence ATGGCGATCGTCAATCGCACCCCGGACTCCTTCTATGATCGCGGCGCGACCTTCGCCTTCGAGGCAGCGCTGGCTCGAGTCGACGAGGTGGTCTCCCAGGGGGCCGACATCGTGGACATCGGCGGGGTCAAGGCGGCGCCGGGCGCCGAGGTCGACACCGCCGAGGAGCTCGATCGAACGGTCAGCTTCGTCGCGGCGGTCCGCGCCCGCCATCCCGACCTGCTGATCAGTGTCGATACCTGGCGCCACGAGGTGGGGCGCGGAGTCTGCGAGGCGGGCGCCGACATCCTCAATGACGCCTGGGGCGGCCACGACCCGAAGCTCGCCGAAGTGGCGGCCGAGTTCGACACAGCGCTCGTCTGCACCCACGCCGGCGGCCTCGAGCCACGCACCCGCCCCCACCGGGTCAGTTACCCGGACGTCATGGCCGACGTACTACGTCGCACCGTCGCTCTGGCCGAACGGGCGACGGCGGCCGGGGTCGACCCTCGGCGAATCCTCATCGACCCCGGTCACGACTTCGGCAAGAACACCCGCCATTCGTTGGAGGTCACCCGTCGCCTGACCGAGATGGTCGACACCGGTTGGCCGGTGCTCGTCTCGCTATCCAACAAGGACTTCGTCGGTGAATCGCTGGACGTGGCCCTGGACGATCGCCTCGTCGGCACGCTGGCCACGACGTCGCTCTGCGCCTGGTTCGGCGCCCAGGTCTTCCGGGCCCACAATGTGGTCGAGACCCGGCAGACGCTGGACATGGTCTCGACGATCCGCGGTACCCGCCAGCCGGTGCGCAACAAGCGCGGGCTGGCCTGA